The DNA window TAGTTTTGCTTTCTCAGCTGCTTTCCTATCCTTTACAAGTTGAAGATTGTGTATAGTTAAACTGCCTTTGAGGTTTTTTAAGCTTCCAAGCTCTCCAATTTGTCGACCCTTCTCTCGACCCACTTTAAAAAACTCTAGTGTCTGGAGGCAAGTCAGTCGTTCCATATTCAGCGGCATTTGAAATACTTCATCCCTTGTGTAATAGTGGAGATGTCTCAAGCTAATCAAATCGCGCATCCCCTTCGGAAGAACCTTAAGAGCGAAACTATTTAGCCTCAGTGTCTGCAAATTATAAAGTTTGCAAACAGATTCCGGCAAAGCTTCGCTTCTAGAATCCTCAAAGTTAATGTACCTCAAGTGTATCAGTTTGCCAATTGAGATTGGCAGATTCTGATTTTTTGCACCGGACAAATTCAGAACGTGCAAATTCTTCAACTTCATTAGCATATCATCAGATAAGCTACCCTGACTTAGAAACAATGTATGAAGCAAATTTGATCGACTCTCGAAAAGATTTATTGTGCCTTCTCCAAATGAGTCTATTACAAGACAACGAACCTGATTACTATTGTCTCCTGAACCAGTCTCCGAATTAATGAATTTAGTAGACTTTGACATTATTGATTTTGAGACGTCGTGCACCATATCATGCATTTTATAACACCTTCCCCgatattttcttatttcttccAGCAAAGAACTCTGCAATAAAATTTCCAAGTAATATTCTCCAATTTCCTCCATTGTTTTGTTTACCATTGTTTTGTTCTTGAGATCTACTTGAAGGAAGCCTTCTGCCATCCAAAGTTCGATTAGCATATCTCTTTTCATCTCAGTATCCTTGGGAAACATAGAACAATATGCAAAACATTTCTTGATGGCTGGTGATGGTAGATTATCAAAACTCAACTGAAGTATTTGCATGACACTGTCTTCATCTCCGCTCAAATTTGAAAGCTtattcatcaaaatcaatttccACTCCTCTTTTCTCTTCATGCGCAATAAACCTCCCATTACACTTGCAGCTAGCGGTAGGCCACCacatttttttataatttcctttttcatgacTTGCAATTGTTCGGGAATTTCTCCACCTGCATTGGCTTTCTCTGTTAGGATAGACCAACAATCATCATCAGATAGCTTTCCTAACACATAAGGATCATGTGTGGCCACAATGGATGCAGTTTGTTGTTTACGAGTTGTCACAACACAACAATTTCCATTAGTTGCATTCAGGCCCCGTAACAAACGTAAAAAATCATCCCACAAGATTTGGCTTTCGGTCCAGACGTCATCAAGAACAAGAAGATATTTTTTCCCCACAAGTTGTTGTCTAATTTCCTGGACAATGACATCCCTACTGGTCATTTCAACATTTCTTCTCGTGAGTGATtctaaaatcattttcaaaagcCTTGTCACTTCAAAATTGTCGGACACGCAAACccaaatttttttctcaaaatggCTATCAACTAGACGATTGTTGTATATAGATTGAGCTAAAGTTGTCTTTCCCAATCCGCCCATCCCAAGGATGGGAATTACAGAAACGGGTTGTTCTGACAAGCTTAGCAAGGTCTCCACCAGCCTTGTTTCATCCTTAGCTCTTCCTACAACATAATGGTCAGCAATAGAATCCGTCTCTCTATTTAGAGTGACTTTAGCAGTAGTAGAAGAGGGGAAAGTTGCCCTTCTGATCAGTCCAAAATCATTGGCTTCTTTATTGATCTTATTCAACTTCTTGTTGATGTCCCAGATCTTGGAGGCCATTCTCCATCGGAAAACAATATTAATGTCAGAGGACAGGATGAAGGAGCGTACCTTGCCCACGAGTTGGCGACGAAGAACTTCATAATTCAGCTCGTCCAACAAATTCTCAGCATCAAACGCCACGACCTCCAGCCTCTGGAGCCACAGTTGCACGGCCTGGTCATGCGTTTGCTTTTCCTCAGCATCAGCCAAGACAGCTTGGATCATGGCAACGGATCCTCTCAGGGTCTCCAAATCCTCCTTGAATTGGAATAACTTGCCAATCCTTTCATTGGCAAGGGAAAGTGTCTTCTCCAGTGCCACCTTTATTGTGGAAGCAATTAGTGCATCAGCCATTCTTTTTGTTCCT is part of the Coffea eugenioides isolate CCC68of chromosome 6, Ceug_1.0, whole genome shotgun sequence genome and encodes:
- the LOC113774348 gene encoding putative disease resistance protein RGA4 — protein: MADALIASTIKVALEKTLSLANERIGKLFQFKEDLETLRGSVAMIQAVLADAEEKQTHDQAVQLWLQRLEVVAFDAENLLDELNYEVLRRQLVGKVRSFILSSDINIVFRWRMASKIWDINKKLNKINKEANDFGLIRRATFPSSTTAKVTLNRETDSIADHYVVGRAKDETRLVETLLSLSEQPVSVIPILGMGGLGKTTLAQSIYNNRLVDSHFEKKIWVCVSDNFEVTRLLKMILESLTRRNVEMTSRDVIVQEIRQQLVGKKYLLVLDDVWTESQILWDDFLRLLRGLNATNGNCCVVTTRKQQTASIVATHDPYVLGKLSDDDCWSILTEKANAGGEIPEQLQVMKKEIIKKCGGLPLAASVMGGLLRMKRKEEWKLILMNKLSNLSGDEDSVMQILQLSFDNLPSPAIKKCFAYCSMFPKDTEMKRDMLIELWMAEGFLQVDLKNKTMVNKTMEEIGEYYLEILLQSSLLEEIRKYRGRCYKMHDMVHDVSKSIMSKSTKFINSETGSGDNSNQVRCLVIDSFGEGTINLFESRSNLLHTLFLSQGSLSDDMLMKLKNLHVLNLSGAKNQNLPISIGKLIHLRYINFEDSRSEALPESVCKLYNLQTLRLNSFALKVLPKGMRDLISLRHLHYYTRDEVFQMPLNMERLTCLQTLEFFKVGREKGRQIGELGSLKNLKGSLTIHNLQLVKDRKAAEKAKLSEKANLFSLKLEWAWAWDREGDNYNYDKDVLDGLRPHPNLEELVIENFMGDQFPRWLMDLATTTTLPKSATTPPKLASLAFNFCDRCRELLPLQNFASLKHLEIYGCDELTNLPGDMLHYCTSLQKLRVTNCNNLISFPLDLQQTPSLSELELWLCPKLKTSMTPKGFCFLTSLRMLRIGPFSDDHENSSIYNEFDWSGLISSSSSSSSALRRLHLYGKPHMESLPPQIQYLTTLTSLSLYQFGGIKALPDWFGNFAALEDVHLWFFKELGHLPSEDAMRSFTKLKRLEVYGSPLLKERCTTESSGPDSQWSKVSHIQRLYITDY